From the genome of Penaeus monodon isolate SGIC_2016 chromosome 16, NSTDA_Pmon_1, whole genome shotgun sequence, one region includes:
- the LOC119582688 gene encoding U-scoloptoxin(01)-Cw1a-like encodes MQGRRCSGLIYKDKAYLQASQSPLSLLQTTMKTLALVLALLGVAAGVPGERQRRDSSPLVFELPADAALVLGGINTGFDCGDLPFGYYADQANNCALYHVCLPYIENDIYVTRQFTFMCGEGTMFDQERLVCDFPENSVACNEATNYRRANEYFGRLVNFLE; translated from the exons ATGCAAGGTCGACGTTGCAGCGGCTTGATATATAAGGACAAAGCTTACTTGCAAGCATCACAGAGCCCTCTTTCCCTCCTGCAGACGACGATGAAAACTCTTGCCCTCG TTCTTGCTCTGCTGGGCGTGGCAGCCGGCGTCCCAGGCGAGCGCCAGCGCCGGGACTCCAGCCCTCTCGTCTTCGAGCTCCCCGCCGACGCCGCCTTGGTCCTCGGGGGCATCAACACCGGCTTCGACTGCGGGGACCTTCCCTTTGGCTACTACGCTGACCAGGCCAACAACTGCGCCCTGTACCACGTGTGTCTGCCCTACATCGAGAACGACATTTATGTTACTCGCCAGTTTACCTTCATGTGCGGCGAGGGCACCATGTTCGACCAGGAGCGCCTCGTCTGCGACTTCCCCGAGAACTCAGTCGCCTGCAACGAGGCCACAAACTACAGGCGAGCCAACGAGTACTTCGGTCGTCTTGTCAATTTCCTTGAGTAA
- the LOC119582687 gene encoding U-scoloptoxin(01)-Cw1a-like, with the protein MKTLALICLFLGVAAAVPGLRQRRDSNSLFFELPADADLVLGGISTGFECGDLPYGYYADQANSCAVFHVCLPYIDNDLYITRHFSFMCGEGTMFDQERLVCDFPENSLPCSEAANFRRSNEYFGRENVNFLEK; encoded by the exons ATGAAGACCCTGGCTCTTA TCTGCTTGTTCCTGGGCGTGGCCGCTGCCGTGCCCGGCCTCCGCCAGCGTCGAGACTCCAACTCGCTCTTCTTCGAGCTCCCCGCCGACGCAGATTTGGTTCTTGGCGGAATCAGCACGGGATTCGAGTGCGGAGACCTGCCTTACGGATACTACGCCGACCAGGCTAACAGCTGCGCCGTCTTCCACGTGTGTCTGCCCTACATCGACAACGACCTCTACATCACCCGCCACTTCTCGTTCATGTGCGGCGAGGGCACCATGTTCGACCAGGAGCGCCTCGTGTGCGACTTCCCCGAGAACTCCCTTCCCTGCTCCGAGGCCGCAAACTTCAGAAGATCCAATGAATACTTTGGTCGCGAGAATGTGAACTTCCTTGAGAAGTAA
- the LOC119582689 gene encoding U-scoloptoxin(01)-Cw1a-like, producing the protein MKTIALVALLLGVAAAMPGLRQRRDSNSLFFELPADADLVLGGINTGFECGDLPYGYYADQANSCAVFHVCLPYIDNDLYITRHFSFMCGAGTMFDQERLVCDFPENSLPCSEAAAFRRSNEYFGRENVNFLEK; encoded by the exons ATGAAGACCATTGCTCTCG tcgcTTTGCTGTTGGGCGTAGCCGCTGCCATGCCCGGCCTCCGCCAGCGTCGAGACTCCAACTCGCTCTTCTTCGAGCTCCCCGCCGACGCAGATTTGGTTCTTGGCGGAATCAACACGGGATTCGAGTGCGGAGACCTGCCTTACGGATACTACGCCGACCAGGCTAACAGCTGCGCCGTCTTCCACGTGTGTCTGCCCTACATCGACAACGACCTCTACATCACCCGCCACTTCTCCTTCATGTGCGGCGCAGGCACCATGTTCGACCAGGAGCGCCTCGTGTGCGACTTCCCCGAGAACTCCCTTCCCTGCTCCGAGGCCGCCGCCTTCAGGAGGTCCAACGAGTACTTCGGCCGTGAAAATGTGAACTTCCtcgaaaagtaa